A window of the Amycolatopsis solani genome harbors these coding sequences:
- a CDS encoding DinB family protein — MTSVDDQGRPEPPYDGDEAATLLGFLDFHRATLAWKCAGLDEAGLRARVAPSTMTLGGLLKHLAYVEDNWFSYVWSGHDRMPPFDAVDWAATPDWDWDSAADDTPEQLHGLWQDAVDRSREAVTQALADGGLARRARRSLRDGNTPTLRWILVHLVEEYSRHNGHADFLRESIDGSTGE; from the coding sequence GTGACTTCTGTGGACGACCAGGGACGGCCCGAACCGCCCTACGACGGTGACGAAGCCGCGACCCTCCTCGGCTTCCTCGACTTCCACCGCGCGACCTTGGCGTGGAAGTGCGCGGGCCTGGACGAGGCGGGCCTGCGCGCGAGGGTGGCGCCGTCCACGATGACCCTCGGCGGGCTGCTCAAGCACCTGGCCTACGTGGAGGACAACTGGTTCTCCTACGTCTGGTCCGGCCACGACCGGATGCCGCCGTTCGACGCGGTCGACTGGGCCGCAACCCCGGACTGGGACTGGGATTCCGCCGCGGACGACACCCCGGAGCAGCTCCACGGACTCTGGCAGGACGCGGTGGACCGGTCGCGCGAGGCCGTGACGCAAGCGCTGGCGGACGGCGGCCTGGCGCGGCGGGCCCGGCGTTCGCTGCGGGACGGCAACACGCCCACCTTGCGCTGGATCCTGGTCCATCTGGTCGAGGAATACAGCCGCCACAACGGCCACGCCGACTTCCTTCGCGAGTCGATCGACGGCAGCACCGGGGAGTAG
- a CDS encoding serine/threonine-protein kinase — translation MNPEFGPYRIERPIARGGMGEVLRARDTRLDRVVALKVLPPHLAADEEFRERFRREAHAAARLREPHVVPIHSFGEIDGRLYLDMQLVEGEDLATRLSTRGPMDAAEAVDVVGQIAQALTAAHAEGLVHRDVKPSNILLTGTGFAYLVDFGIARSQEATSGLTGAGAAIGTLDYMAPERFTGARPDLRVDVYALACVLHQCLTATKPFAATTAASLLHAHLNQAPPRPSLLRAGVPTALDGVVARGMAKSPDDRYPTAAALAAGAKAALGTPPPPAVTRAFTRVEPEAPPRRRTGLLVALIAVTVLLLGGVGTLFALPALLARTPAVTPTSAPLAAPVPVPVRTTTPAVATTVPVAVTTASANRPDPGDLAGFVVHYYGLMPDTAAGWELIGPNLRLRTRDSYDKFWSGFSGAEVVGTPAVAGSTVTARIRLHHRDGRPDSTETHVLGLALRDGELCIDSDSLAKNR, via the coding sequence GTGAACCCGGAATTCGGGCCGTACCGCATCGAACGGCCGATCGCGCGCGGCGGCATGGGCGAAGTCCTGCGCGCCCGCGACACCCGGCTCGACCGGGTCGTGGCGCTGAAGGTGCTGCCGCCCCACCTCGCCGCCGACGAGGAGTTCCGCGAACGCTTCCGCCGCGAAGCGCACGCGGCGGCCCGGCTGCGCGAGCCGCACGTCGTGCCGATTCACTCGTTCGGGGAAATCGACGGCCGCCTGTACCTGGACATGCAGCTCGTCGAAGGCGAAGACCTCGCGACGCGGCTGAGCACGCGCGGGCCGATGGACGCGGCCGAAGCCGTCGACGTCGTCGGCCAGATCGCCCAGGCCCTCACCGCCGCGCACGCCGAAGGGCTGGTCCACCGGGACGTCAAGCCGTCGAACATCCTGCTGACCGGTACCGGCTTCGCCTACCTGGTGGACTTCGGGATCGCGCGGTCGCAGGAGGCGACGTCCGGGCTGACCGGCGCGGGCGCGGCGATCGGGACGCTCGACTACATGGCGCCCGAGCGGTTCACCGGCGCCCGGCCCGACCTGCGCGTCGACGTCTACGCGCTGGCGTGCGTGCTGCACCAGTGCCTGACCGCCACCAAGCCGTTCGCCGCGACGACGGCCGCGTCCCTCCTGCACGCCCACCTCAACCAGGCGCCACCGCGGCCGAGCCTGCTGCGCGCGGGCGTCCCCACGGCACTCGACGGCGTCGTGGCCCGGGGCATGGCGAAGAGCCCGGACGACCGGTACCCGACCGCCGCGGCGCTCGCGGCCGGCGCGAAGGCCGCTCTCGGTACGCCTCCCCCGCCGGCCGTGACCCGGGCGTTCACCAGGGTCGAGCCGGAGGCCCCGCCGCGGCGCCGGACCGGGCTGCTGGTCGCGCTCATCGCCGTCACGGTCCTCCTGCTCGGCGGGGTGGGCACGCTGTTCGCGCTGCCGGCCCTGCTGGCGCGAACCCCGGCCGTGACGCCGACGTCGGCACCGCTGGCCGCACCGGTTCCGGTCCCGGTCCGCACGACCACGCCGGCCGTGGCGACGACCGTGCCCGTCGCGGTCACCACGGCCAGTGCGAACCGGCCGGACCCGGGCGACCTCGCCGGATTCGTCGTCCACTACTACGGGCTGATGCCCGACACCGCCGCCGGCTGGGAGCTGATCGGGCCGAACCTGCGGCTGCGGACGCGGGACAGCTACGACAAGTTCTGGAGCGGGTTCAGCGGGGCCGAGGTCGTCGGGACGCCCGCGGTCGCGGGCAGCACGGTGACCGCGCGGATCCGGCTGCACCACCGCGACGGCCGTCCGGACAGCACCGAAACGCACGTCCTCGGGCTCGCTCTGCGCGACGGCGAGCTGTGCATCGACTCGGACTCCCTCGCCAAGAACCGCTGA
- a CDS encoding MarR family winged helix-turn-helix transcriptional regulator, with product MHTSSDGGPALFRLVRHWARQWAPDVVERFAADAPPTWTVPNLFVIQAIDGAAGDEVTVADVARQLGIDRSVASRMTTEAARDGFVTRSTSTRDARRAVLTLTDSAREFLAASQAHQRQAFEALVGQWPAEDRERFAGYLSRLAGEVLG from the coding sequence GTGCACACATCAAGCGACGGCGGCCCCGCTCTCTTCCGCCTGGTCCGCCACTGGGCCCGCCAGTGGGCCCCGGACGTCGTCGAGCGCTTCGCCGCCGACGCACCGCCGACGTGGACGGTGCCGAACCTGTTCGTCATCCAGGCGATCGACGGCGCGGCGGGCGACGAGGTCACCGTCGCGGACGTGGCCCGCCAGCTGGGCATCGACCGCTCGGTGGCCAGCCGGATGACGACCGAAGCGGCCCGCGACGGCTTCGTGACGCGCTCGACGTCGACCCGCGACGCCCGCCGCGCGGTGCTGACGCTCACCGATTCCGCGCGCGAATTCCTCGCGGCTTCGCAGGCCCACCAGCGGCAAGCTTTCGAAGCGCTGGTCGGGCAGTGGCCGGCCGAGGACCGCGAGCGGTTCGCGGGCTACCTGAGCCGGCTGGCGGGCGAAGTCCTGGGCTGA
- a CDS encoding MFS transporter, with amino-acid sequence MHASRNLAFAGLLLGMAMAQLDGLIVTAALPSIGADLHARTGLVAVTAAGLLTLTVATPLHGRLGDLYGRRTSFAASVLVFAAASAWCAAAPDVGSLIAARALQGLGGSGLVVTAMSALGELFDRDELLRRQGWQTAVFAAATLGGPPLGGLLAAGPGWRWIFLVNLPLCVPALLLGLRGLPAKPRGAKEKFDVPGSALLAAAGAAVVALGTFENLARSPLWTPLLVVAALAAGFLFVRRQRRTPSPLISPKVFADAVLKRAVVVNGLAGAALYGTFTYVALAAALGSGAAGTGLLLVAMTAGQLALSASFAALARRRPEMTAWGRFGCLLGTAGLAAIAAAAAFDGEPWLLVPGLFAIGAAFAVCTSASTVLGQTRADRTLLGVTLGSLTFARQAGGLAGAAVFGWLALVTTGGLAAPGLTVVFAGAAAVMLVAWLTSPAVTSSEAVSSPS; translated from the coding sequence ATGCACGCATCTCGGAACCTCGCGTTCGCCGGGCTCCTGCTCGGCATGGCCATGGCCCAGCTCGACGGCCTGATCGTCACGGCAGCGCTGCCTTCCATTGGCGCTGACTTGCACGCCCGCACCGGCCTGGTCGCGGTGACCGCCGCCGGCCTGCTGACCCTGACCGTCGCGACCCCGCTGCACGGCAGGCTCGGCGACCTCTACGGCCGGCGCACGTCCTTCGCCGCGTCGGTCCTCGTGTTCGCCGCCGCCTCCGCGTGGTGCGCCGCCGCGCCCGACGTCGGTTCGCTGATCGCCGCCCGTGCGCTGCAAGGGCTGGGCGGGAGCGGCCTGGTCGTCACGGCGATGAGCGCGCTCGGCGAGCTGTTCGACCGCGACGAGCTGCTGCGCCGTCAAGGCTGGCAGACCGCCGTCTTCGCGGCCGCGACCCTCGGCGGCCCTCCGCTGGGCGGGCTGCTCGCGGCCGGTCCCGGCTGGCGGTGGATCTTCCTGGTCAACCTGCCGCTGTGCGTGCCCGCCCTGCTGCTCGGGCTGCGGGGACTGCCCGCGAAACCCCGTGGCGCCAAGGAGAAGTTCGACGTGCCCGGCAGTGCGCTGCTGGCCGCCGCGGGGGCCGCGGTGGTCGCGCTCGGCACGTTCGAGAACCTCGCGCGCAGTCCACTGTGGACGCCGCTGCTGGTCGTGGCCGCCCTCGCCGCCGGGTTCCTGTTCGTCCGGCGGCAGCGCCGCACGCCGAGCCCGCTGATCTCGCCGAAGGTCTTCGCCGACGCCGTCCTCAAGCGCGCGGTGGTGGTCAACGGCCTGGCCGGCGCCGCGCTCTACGGCACCTTCACCTACGTCGCGCTGGCCGCCGCGCTCGGGTCCGGCGCGGCCGGCACCGGGCTGCTGCTCGTCGCGATGACCGCCGGGCAGCTCGCGCTCTCCGCGTCGTTCGCCGCCTTGGCGCGCCGGCGCCCGGAGATGACGGCGTGGGGCCGCTTCGGCTGCCTGCTCGGCACGGCGGGGCTCGCCGCGATCGCCGCCGCGGCCGCGTTCGACGGCGAACCGTGGCTCCTCGTCCCGGGGCTGTTCGCGATCGGCGCCGCCTTCGCGGTCTGCACGTCCGCCTCCACCGTGCTGGGCCAGACACGCGCGGATCGCACTCTGCTGGGCGTCACGCTGGGGTCGCTGACCTTCGCCCGGCAGGCGGGCGGCCTGGCCGGCGCCGCGGTGTTCGGCTGGCTGGCGCTGGTCACGACCGGCGGGCTGGCCGCGCCGGGCCTGACCGTCGTGTTCGCGGGCGCGGCCGCGGTCATGCTGGTGGCCTGGCTCACCTCGCCCGCCGTCACGTCTTCGGAAGCCGTCTCGTCCCCCTCGTGA
- a CDS encoding carboxymuconolactone decarboxylase family protein, which translates to MPRITAKKSTEAGPVLKLVYRMAGRRYGAVPEPMAVVAHHPGLLRANLAHELLVERASKRLPVNVRELAVYRVATRIGCSWCVDFGTMLQKHDGLDIERLKKIDDYATSPAFSHQERLALAYADAMSAAQVTVTDEQVAELEREFGREGVIELTYQIALENSRARMNSALGIVDQGFTSGDACRVPLP; encoded by the coding sequence ATGCCGCGCATCACCGCGAAGAAGAGCACCGAGGCCGGACCGGTCCTCAAGCTGGTCTACCGGATGGCCGGCCGCCGCTACGGCGCCGTGCCGGAGCCGATGGCCGTCGTCGCGCACCACCCCGGCCTGCTGCGCGCGAACCTGGCGCACGAACTGCTGGTCGAGCGCGCCTCCAAACGGCTGCCGGTGAACGTCCGCGAGCTCGCCGTCTACCGGGTCGCGACCCGGATCGGCTGCTCGTGGTGCGTCGACTTCGGCACCATGCTGCAGAAGCACGACGGCCTCGACATCGAACGGCTGAAGAAGATCGACGACTACGCGACCTCACCCGCGTTCAGCCACCAGGAACGGCTCGCGCTCGCCTACGCCGACGCGATGTCCGCGGCGCAGGTCACGGTCACCGACGAACAGGTCGCCGAACTCGAGCGCGAGTTCGGCCGCGAAGGCGTTATCGAGCTGACCTACCAGATCGCGCTGGAGAATTCGCGCGCCCGGATGAACAGCGCGCTCGGCATCGTCGACCAGGGTTTCACCTCCGGTGACGCCTGCCGGGTCCCGCTGCCGTAG
- a CDS encoding sigma-70 family RNA polymerase sigma factor yields MAATPTAQDALAAEFAEHRSHLIGVAYRLTGTRADAEDAVQESWLRLAGLDDAGRAAIRELRGWLTTVVGRICLDRLKSAAAQREKYVGNWLPEPVVTPFGRPVSEDPLDVAVRDDGLRMAALVVLDKLTPEQRVAFVLHDAFSVPFAEIADALGVSVEAARQHASRGRKALADADPAPRVPLDDQAKILEKFVVALQAGDIRAMTELLAPDVVLVGDSNGKGRTTRQLIVGADKIVRFFVGLTSKYPPGALTRGTPVLVNGDLGVYLAPQPGQDGFFALDEHVQAMTVRDGKIVAIYDVVNPDKLARITRPAASPS; encoded by the coding sequence ATGGCCGCCACGCCCACCGCCCAGGACGCCCTCGCCGCCGAATTCGCCGAGCACCGCAGTCACCTCATCGGGGTGGCCTACCGGCTGACCGGCACGCGCGCCGACGCCGAGGACGCGGTCCAGGAGTCCTGGCTGCGGCTGGCCGGGCTCGACGACGCCGGCCGCGCGGCCATCCGCGAGCTGCGGGGCTGGCTGACCACCGTCGTCGGCCGGATCTGCCTCGACCGGCTGAAGTCGGCCGCCGCGCAGCGGGAGAAGTACGTCGGCAACTGGCTCCCGGAACCGGTCGTCACGCCGTTCGGGCGGCCGGTGAGCGAGGACCCGCTCGACGTCGCGGTCCGCGACGACGGGCTGCGGATGGCCGCACTGGTCGTGCTCGACAAGCTGACCCCGGAGCAGCGCGTCGCCTTCGTGCTGCACGACGCCTTCTCGGTGCCGTTCGCCGAGATCGCCGACGCGCTCGGCGTCTCGGTCGAGGCCGCGCGCCAGCACGCCTCCCGCGGCCGCAAGGCCCTCGCCGACGCCGACCCGGCGCCGCGCGTCCCGCTGGACGACCAGGCGAAGATCCTCGAAAAGTTCGTCGTCGCCCTGCAGGCCGGGGACATCCGGGCGATGACCGAGCTGCTGGCCCCGGACGTCGTGCTCGTCGGCGACTCGAACGGAAAGGGCCGGACCACGCGCCAGCTCATCGTCGGCGCGGACAAGATCGTCCGGTTCTTCGTGGGCCTCACGAGCAAGTACCCGCCCGGTGCGCTCACCCGTGGCACGCCGGTGCTCGTCAACGGCGATCTGGGGGTGTACCTCGCGCCGCAGCCGGGCCAGGACGGCTTCTTCGCCCTCGACGAGCACGTGCAGGCGATGACGGTCCGCGACGGCAAGATCGTGGCGATCTACGACGTGGTCAACCCGGACAAGCTGGCCCGCATCACGCGTCCCGCCGCTTCGCCGTCGTGA
- the dnaG gene encoding DNA primase yields MGGVAGRIRESDIAEVRERNRIDEVVGEYVALRRAGGGSLKGLCPFHNEKTPSFNVRPTHGTFHCFGCGEGGDVIKFIQKIDLISFVEAVERLADRVGIRLTYEGGGATIQRDRGSRTRLVEAHRAAQEFYAEQLVTDEARAARDFLSERGFDAAMAKTFGCGYAPGGWDKLTKFLLNRGFEVKELLTAGLSKEGQRGPMDRFHRRLVWPIRDVGNDVVGFGARRLFDDDRISAKYLNTAESPIYKKSQVMFGLDLAKREIAKKHQVVVVEGYTDVMAMHAAGVPTAVASSGTAFGEDHMKVLRRLMMDDDAFRGEVIFTFDGDEAGQKAALKAFEGDQTFAGQTYIAVAPDGMDPCELRLAKGDSAVKDLVARRTPLFEFVIRSTLKNYDLDSVDGQVAALQKTVPMVASIKDRAARDGYASKLAWWVGWQDVAQVVNRVRGSAGATDKRGGAPLRQPGRAQQAAPAASAPSDVARPAPKDPRFAVQREALKAALQQPAIAGPEYDALPLEAFTHPVYVAVHEAVLKAGGAGSGLTGPALLDAAAPHCPEGTVRRVLSELAVEPLQAKDEVDSRYISSILARVQESLVGRQIAEIKGKLQRLSPVEAPDDYRALFGDLVALEQYKKSLGEQAAAGAWG; encoded by the coding sequence GTGGGCGGCGTGGCAGGACGGATTCGGGAGAGCGACATCGCGGAGGTGCGCGAGCGGAACCGGATCGACGAGGTCGTCGGGGAGTACGTGGCACTGCGCCGCGCCGGTGGGGGCAGCCTGAAGGGCCTCTGCCCGTTCCACAACGAGAAGACCCCGTCGTTCAACGTCCGCCCGACGCACGGCACCTTCCACTGCTTCGGCTGTGGCGAGGGCGGCGACGTGATCAAGTTCATCCAGAAGATCGACCTGATCTCGTTCGTGGAGGCCGTCGAGCGGCTGGCCGACCGGGTCGGCATCCGGCTCACCTACGAAGGCGGCGGCGCGACGATCCAGCGCGACCGCGGCAGCCGCACCCGGCTGGTCGAGGCGCACCGCGCCGCGCAGGAGTTCTACGCGGAGCAGCTGGTCACCGACGAAGCGCGCGCGGCGCGGGACTTCCTGTCCGAGCGCGGGTTCGACGCCGCCATGGCCAAGACGTTCGGCTGCGGGTACGCGCCCGGCGGCTGGGACAAGCTGACGAAGTTCCTGCTCAACCGCGGCTTCGAGGTCAAGGAACTGCTGACGGCGGGGCTGTCCAAGGAGGGCCAGCGCGGCCCGATGGACCGCTTCCACCGGCGGCTGGTCTGGCCGATCCGGGACGTCGGCAACGACGTCGTCGGCTTCGGCGCGCGGCGGCTGTTCGACGACGACCGGATCTCCGCGAAGTACCTCAACACCGCCGAGTCGCCGATCTACAAGAAGTCGCAGGTCATGTTCGGCCTCGACCTGGCCAAGCGCGAGATCGCGAAGAAGCACCAGGTCGTCGTGGTCGAGGGCTACACCGACGTGATGGCGATGCACGCGGCGGGCGTGCCGACGGCGGTCGCGTCGTCCGGCACGGCGTTCGGCGAGGACCACATGAAGGTGCTGCGCCGGCTGATGATGGACGACGACGCCTTCCGCGGCGAAGTGATCTTCACGTTCGACGGCGACGAAGCGGGCCAGAAGGCCGCGTTGAAGGCGTTCGAGGGCGACCAGACGTTCGCCGGCCAGACGTACATCGCGGTCGCGCCGGACGGCATGGACCCGTGCGAGCTGCGCCTGGCCAAGGGCGACAGCGCGGTGAAGGACCTGGTGGCGCGGCGGACCCCGCTGTTCGAGTTCGTCATCCGCAGCACGCTCAAGAACTACGACCTCGACTCGGTCGACGGCCAGGTCGCGGCGCTGCAGAAGACGGTGCCGATGGTGGCGTCGATCAAGGACCGCGCGGCCCGCGACGGCTACGCGTCGAAGCTCGCCTGGTGGGTGGGCTGGCAGGACGTCGCGCAGGTGGTCAACCGGGTCCGCGGCAGCGCGGGCGCGACCGACAAGCGCGGTGGTGCGCCGCTGCGCCAGCCGGGGCGCGCGCAGCAGGCGGCCCCGGCGGCTTCGGCGCCTTCCGACGTCGCTCGCCCGGCGCCGAAGGACCCGCGGTTCGCGGTCCAGCGCGAGGCGCTGAAGGCGGCGTTGCAGCAGCCGGCGATCGCCGGGCCGGAGTACGACGCCCTCCCGCTGGAGGCGTTCACGCACCCGGTGTACGTGGCCGTCCACGAAGCGGTTTTGAAGGCCGGCGGCGCGGGTTCGGGCCTGACCGGCCCGGCGCTGCTGGACGCGGCGGCCCCGCACTGTCCGGAAGGGACGGTCCGGCGCGTGCTCTCGGAGCTGGCCGTGGAACCGTTGCAGGCCAAGGACGAAGTCGACTCGCGGTACATCTCGTCGATCCTCGCGCGGGTGCAGGAGAGCCTCGTCGGGCGGCAGATCGCGGAGATCAAGGGCAAGCTGCAGCGACTGTCGCCGGTCGAAGCGCCGGACGACTACCGCGCGCTGTTCGGTGACCTCGTCGCGCTGGAGCAGTACAAGAAGTCGCTGGGCGAGCAGGCCGCCGCCGGCGCGTGGGGCTGA
- a CDS encoding trans-aconitate 2-methyltransferase gives MWDPGKYLDYADLRARPFYDLVSRIGASSPRRVVDLGCGPGNLTVSLRERWPSAVLECGDSSPEMVTAARARGLDATVLDVRDWTPAPDTDVVVSNAVLQWVPDHEALLRQWVSSLPAGAYLAIQVPGNFTAPSHALTRQLAASPAWASRLAEVVLREDDAVSSPLEYANLLADAGCAVDAWETTYVQPLRGENPVLEWITGTALRPVRAALADDEWDRFRTELAPLLAAAYPTRADGVTWFEFRRVFFVAQV, from the coding sequence GTGTGGGATCCCGGCAAGTACCTCGACTACGCCGACCTGCGGGCCCGGCCGTTCTACGACCTCGTCTCGCGCATCGGGGCGTCGTCGCCCCGGCGCGTGGTGGACCTCGGCTGCGGACCCGGCAACCTGACCGTTTCCCTCCGGGAGCGCTGGCCCTCAGCCGTGCTGGAGTGCGGCGATAGTTCACCCGAAATGGTGACCGCCGCTCGCGCCCGCGGCCTGGACGCCACGGTCCTCGACGTCCGCGACTGGACACCGGCGCCGGACACCGACGTCGTGGTGTCGAACGCCGTCCTGCAGTGGGTCCCGGACCACGAGGCTCTGCTGCGCCAGTGGGTTTCTTCGCTGCCGGCGGGTGCTTACCTGGCGATTCAGGTCCCGGGCAACTTCACCGCCCCGTCGCACGCGCTGACGCGGCAACTGGCAGCGTCCCCGGCGTGGGCGTCCCGGCTGGCCGAGGTCGTCCTGCGCGAGGACGACGCGGTCTCGAGCCCCCTGGAATACGCGAACCTCCTGGCCGACGCGGGCTGCGCCGTCGACGCCTGGGAGACGACGTACGTGCAGCCGCTGCGGGGCGAGAACCCGGTGCTGGAGTGGATCACCGGAACGGCGTTGCGCCCGGTCCGCGCGGCATTGGCGGACGACGAGTGGGACCGGTTCCGCACCGAACTGGCCCCGCTCCTGGCCGCGGCGTACCCGACCCGAGCCGACGGCGTCACGTGGTTCGAGTTCCGCCGGGTGTTCTTCGTGGCCCAGGTCTAG
- a CDS encoding restriction endonuclease — protein sequence MELDDLLNAMDRTAANVAKLEDVWRRAETFIPTGPARGSHPEYDDLRRAWSDLLAGLPEIDGWTITAGLPDIDEIGAIFVDCFEIDVPPLEAYEVGEQPSKDLAEYRYRLNRARRRAARQRLDELTSTIDVLLAALLADVARDSSTKLEGPETEKIRAAVDEIERLLGDTAERKGRWSDLRRHLRFSEGHDWYDIAELDWPSVRSDIEASALADSDPLPVPAVDLGQAAAGSLTGAATIALPWDRLDDGGFERLLYDLLRSFPEHENVQWLMQTRAPDRGRDLSLDRVLRDGTGGVRNERVIVQAKHWRSRSVRPTDVSDTVATVKLWEPPLVRGLIIATTGRFTADAVSWAEKHNETGASPLIELWPDSRLETLLAQKPHIAAGHGLR from the coding sequence GTGGAGCTCGACGACCTGCTCAACGCTATGGACCGAACGGCGGCGAACGTCGCGAAGCTCGAGGACGTCTGGCGCCGGGCCGAGACGTTCATCCCGACCGGACCGGCACGAGGCTCACACCCCGAGTACGACGACCTCCGACGCGCATGGTCAGACCTCCTGGCGGGCCTGCCCGAGATCGATGGCTGGACCATCACTGCCGGACTGCCCGATATCGACGAAATCGGTGCGATTTTCGTCGACTGCTTCGAGATCGACGTGCCGCCGCTCGAAGCCTACGAAGTCGGAGAACAACCTTCGAAGGATTTAGCCGAGTATCGGTACCGGCTCAACCGTGCCCGTCGCCGCGCCGCCCGCCAGCGACTCGATGAGCTGACGTCGACCATCGACGTCTTGCTGGCCGCTCTGCTCGCCGATGTAGCCCGTGACTCCTCAACGAAGCTGGAAGGCCCAGAAACAGAGAAGATCAGGGCCGCAGTCGACGAGATCGAGCGGCTCTTGGGAGACACAGCCGAGCGCAAGGGCCGTTGGAGCGACCTCCGCCGGCACCTACGTTTCAGCGAAGGCCACGATTGGTACGACATCGCCGAGTTGGATTGGCCGAGCGTGCGCTCCGACATCGAAGCCAGTGCGCTCGCCGACTCCGATCCGTTGCCCGTTCCAGCCGTTGATCTCGGTCAGGCCGCAGCCGGAAGCCTGACCGGGGCCGCCACGATCGCTCTTCCATGGGACCGCCTCGATGACGGCGGTTTCGAGCGCCTGCTGTACGACCTGCTGCGAAGCTTCCCCGAGCACGAGAACGTCCAATGGCTCATGCAGACCCGAGCGCCCGATCGAGGACGAGATCTTTCGCTGGACCGCGTCCTTCGTGACGGCACCGGCGGCGTGCGTAACGAGCGGGTGATCGTCCAAGCCAAACACTGGCGCTCGCGTTCTGTTCGCCCCACTGATGTGTCGGACACCGTCGCCACGGTCAAGCTGTGGGAGCCGCCCCTGGTTCGCGGTCTCATCATCGCCACTACCGGCCGCTTCACAGCCGATGCCGTGAGCTGGGCAGAGAAACACAACGAGACGGGAGCTTCACCCCTCATCGAACTCTGGCCCGACAGCAGGCTGGAGACGCTTCTCGCCCAGAAGCCTCACATCGCGGCCGGCCACGGCCTTCGATGA
- a CDS encoding Shedu immune nuclease family protein — protein sequence MTKPGYIQVTSTSSTTADVTPVVLRDGQRKRLVFTPVLVDNEGEPAATVRGELSYFSKNAADEWERDKPFDLRTLAAGESIRLDLSSRELLKMFNCVAALYEFMADTGFEYGTKRLLSVDAGTDLAEILDSISAIGQDQHVKRVLGWMSRQDSEQLAHALQDAEPEISTRIVIATGLAKLRGFIEEASAELESADEKLWQGIIERNAWAIGQVFSHPLVVVKREAYLGGKSVHNTGGNNADFLLRNQVTGNALIVELKTPATSLTAQTPYRNNAYPPSKELAGAVQQVLQDHYSLRQNYSALAGDKPPDFRVFKPKLLLIVGNLAREDDIDRVRSFELYRNSIPDVEIVTFDELVEKAKLLLDLFEDSV from the coding sequence GTGACGAAGCCGGGCTACATCCAGGTCACGAGCACCAGCAGCACGACAGCCGACGTCACGCCGGTGGTGCTCCGGGACGGCCAACGTAAACGCCTGGTCTTCACCCCCGTACTGGTCGACAACGAGGGCGAGCCCGCCGCGACTGTTCGCGGCGAGCTGTCGTACTTCTCGAAAAACGCGGCCGATGAGTGGGAACGAGACAAGCCTTTCGACCTCCGGACGCTGGCCGCCGGCGAGAGCATCCGCCTCGACTTGAGTAGTCGTGAGCTGCTGAAAATGTTCAACTGCGTGGCCGCGCTGTACGAGTTCATGGCGGACACCGGGTTCGAATATGGGACCAAACGCTTGCTGTCCGTTGACGCTGGCACCGACCTGGCCGAGATTCTGGACTCGATCTCCGCGATCGGACAGGACCAGCACGTGAAGCGCGTCCTCGGCTGGATGTCGCGCCAGGATTCCGAGCAGCTGGCCCACGCGTTGCAGGACGCCGAGCCCGAGATCTCCACGCGGATCGTGATCGCGACCGGGCTGGCGAAACTACGCGGGTTCATCGAGGAAGCCAGTGCGGAACTAGAGAGCGCGGACGAGAAGCTCTGGCAAGGAATCATCGAACGGAACGCCTGGGCGATCGGCCAGGTCTTCTCCCACCCGCTGGTCGTCGTGAAGAGGGAGGCGTACCTCGGCGGGAAGTCGGTGCACAACACCGGCGGCAACAACGCAGACTTCCTCCTGCGCAACCAAGTGACCGGCAACGCGCTCATCGTCGAACTGAAGACGCCGGCGACGTCGTTGACCGCCCAAACGCCCTACCGGAACAACGCCTACCCGCCAAGCAAAGAGCTCGCCGGGGCGGTCCAGCAGGTACTCCAAGACCACTACTCGTTGCGCCAGAACTACTCGGCGCTCGCAGGGGACAAACCGCCAGACTTCCGGGTGTTCAAGCCGAAGCTGCTGCTGATCGTCGGGAATCTGGCCCGCGAAGACGATATCGACCGAGTCCGAAGCTTCGAGCTCTACCGGAACAGCATTCCGGACGTGGAGATCGTCACGTTCGACGAACTCGTAGAGAAAGCGAAGCTTCTACTCGACCTCTTCGAAGACTCGGTCTGA